A region of the Exiguobacterium aurantiacum DSM 6208 genome:
AAACTCGGGTACCAAGAAGGGTTCAACGTAACGGTGCGCGAATTGAAGCCGTCTGTCGGCGCAGGTTTTCTTGTCGCTTTGACGGGCAACGTGTTGACGATGCCAGGATTACCGAAGCAACCGGCCGCGCTCAACATGGGAATCGATGAGACGGGTAACGCGATCGGCCTATTTTAATTTTGGAGGGATGAGCTTGAACGTCACAGAATATACGTATACGGACGGTTATCGTACTCACGTGCTGACCGTTCCCGCGACAAATGCGATCGCCGATTGTTTCTTGTTTCACGGAATGCTTGAACATCACGAACGCTACATTGAGTTCGCCCACTTTTTATCAGAAAATGGATTTAATGTATATGTTTGTGATTTGCGCGGCGCGGGTTCACTCGCCCGGAAACAGGAGACATACGCTCATTTACTTCCAAAAGAAGGGTTTAATCAAATGGTCGACGATGCGGTTACGCTCATCGAGCACCACGCGAGGGCGTTGCCGACGTTTGTCCTCGGTCATAGTTTCGGATCACTGCTCTCACGGCGTCTCGGCCAAGTCATGGGGCACCGGTTAGCTGGGGTCGTCACCATCTCCCCGCCCCCGGGGTCAGGGATCATCGGTCGATTCGGTCTCCTCGCCATCGATGCTGCCATCCGGCGAAAAGGAAGCGATTATCCGTCACGTTTCTTCGAACGCCTGTTGTTCGGTCGTTACAATTTAAAGTTTTTACCCGCTAAAACGGAGAGCGATTGGATTTCAAGTGACCCAGAAGAAGTCGCCGCTTATCGAAACGATGAGAACTGTGGCGGGTTACCGACCCTCGGTTATCTTCATGAAGTAGCAAGCGCGTCCCTCGACGTCACGTCTCTCCCTCGTATTCACGAACATCCAAAGTCGCTCCCGCTCCTCTTCGTCGTCGGGGCGGACGATCCGGTCGTACATGACGGAGAAGGACTGAAAGGAATGGTTCGTAACTATCAGGCGGCCGACATTGAAGTGACCGTCTTGTCTTATGACGGAGCGCGTCACGAAGTGTTAAGGGAAATCAATCGGACCGAGGTGTGGAACGATATCACATCATGGCTCCTGCAAACGACTTCTATCGCACTTGAAAAAACCTCCTACTAATTGGAGGTTTTTTCTTTTTGTAAAATTCATACAACCCTATTCTAAATCATTTACCTTTTTTGAAATTTTTCATCTTCTTTCCATTTTTTCTGTACGCTATACTTAGACCGCATACTAAAAAAAACACCAATTATGTATAGATTCACATGGATCGAAAGGGGTAAGACATTGAAACCAACGATGACAAGACTCAGCGTGGCCGTTCTCGTTTCGAGTACTGTGCTCAGCACAATCGTCCCGACTCAGTCATACGCAGCAACATACGAAGGAACCGTAAACACCTCGATCTTAAACGTCCGTTCGGCAACATCGACATCTTCATCGATTGTCGGCAAATTGACGCAAGGGGCGACCGTCCACGTCTACTCAACGAGTAACAACTGGGCCGAAATTAATTTCCAAGGCCAAAAACGGTACGTGTCGTCTTCCTACTTGACGCTCAAGCCGACCGTTGCGAAAACGAGTACGACCCAGGCGTATACAGCGAACGAGAACGTCAACATGCGCTCGGCCATGACAACGACGGCATCGGTTGTGACAACGATCCCGAAAGGCGCGACCGTCACGTATCTCTCGACACACGGAGCAACAGGCTCGTGGTTCAAAGTGACATACGGCGGGAAAACAGGCTATGTGGCGCAACGTTACTTCACGCTCTCAGGAGGTGGAACGGTGTCTCCTCAATCAAACGCTACGCATACGACCGTCAACAACACAACGATGCATAGTTCGATGATTTCAACGGCCCCTGTGCTCGTCACCATTCCAAAAGGTGCAAGCGTGACACTCGTCTCGACGCATGGCGCGACAGGCTCTTGGGCAAAAGTGACGTATGCCGGACAAACCGGCTATGTGGCCATGCGTAATCTCCAAGCCATCGTCACGTCAGCACCAACGACGCTATACGTCAAGACAGCGACGAGCATCTTTAATTCGATGTCGACGTCAGGTCAAGCGCTGGGCACATTAGCGGTCGGATCGAGTGTGCGACTCGTCTCGACGCACGGGGCGACTGGCTCTTGGGCAAAAGTGACGGCCGGCTCGTTGACAGGCTACGTGCCGATGCGCAACTTGTCGGAAACAGAAGTCGCTGCACCGGTGACACCTTACTACGCGCAACGGGCCGCGACGATGTATTCGTCTATGTCAACATCGCGGACCGTTGTTCAATCGATTCCAGTAGGCGCGAAAGTCGATCACCTTTCCACTCACGGGGCGACTGGCTCTTGGTATATGATTCGCTACGCCAATAAAACAGGATATGTCGCGGCACGTGATTTTTCACTGACTGCTCCGTCGACCTCGACAGAACAATACGGACCCGAGCGTGAAGTCCAAGTCGTCTCCAACAACACGCCGTTGAACGTACGCCCTACTCCAGCGACCGGAAATGCCGCCATCGGCACTCTTGCGCATGGTACAGTCGTCAAAGTAAAGCCTGTTCTGAACACGGATTGGGGACTCTTGACGAGCGGTAACTTCGTTGGAGGATATATTCATTTAGGCTACACGGCCCCTGTCTCAACGACGCCACCGGCTACAGGCATCCAGCGTGTCGTGTCCTATACAAACTATTCAATTACCGCTCGTGCCATGGCCGAACGTCAAGTTGCCCAATTCGGACAGACTGATGCCCATCGCAATACGCCGGCATATTTGCCACGGGCCTGGGTAAGTGTGAATGGGAACACCGGGACCATTGTCAATAATCAGCTTCGCGTCATTTCTGGGGTAGGGACGGCACTTAAGATGTCGGCTTCTTCTACCGCAGTCACACTCGCAACGATACCTAACGGGACGAACATCGAGTATGTGGACCGACAAGTTGTCGGGACCGCTGTTTGGTATCGGGTCAAATATGGCTCTATGACTGGTTTTGTCACACCGAGCTCGGTTGTGGGCGCCGCGAATATCCTTAGTCAACCGAGTTTGACATCGCACGCATATGGTCAAATCAATCCTGGGGAGACTGTCACCATCACTGGCCAGACAGGTACTTACTATACGGTTTCATATCGCCGCCCTGCAGGTCATAATATCCGGATATTTGATAATGTGTGGCGTCGAGCTTCTGTGACGGATCTTGAACCGTTTGTAAACCCGAATAATTTTGATCAAAATTCTCAGGCGTTCTATCAGTTCCTTGATTTATCGAAGAGTGCTGGAACGACTGCGTCTACGTTGAATAAAGTACTTGTGAATACCGGCACCCTAACGAATCAAGGGCAAGCATTCATTAATGCTGCAAACCAATACAGTATTAACGAAATTTATTTACTCTCTCACGCTGTTCACGAAACCGGCCACGGAAAGTCTGTTCTTGCCCAAGGGGTTCCTGTCGATAAAGACGGAAATGCACTCATCAACTCGAGCGGTACTCGGATTCATCCAGACCGCGAGGTGGCGGCAACTGTTTACAACATGTACGGCATTCAAGCGGTAGATAGCAGCCCGCTCGCGACCGGGGCCAAGTTTGCCTTTGAACAAAAGTGGTTCAGCCCTGAAGCTGCCATTGTCGGAGGCGCCTATTGGATTGGTGCGAGCTATATCAACCATCCGACACACAAACAAAACACGCTCTACAAGATGCGTTTCAACCCAGCTAATCCGGGCGTACATCAATACGCGACCGACATCGGCTGGGCAACGAAACAAACGACACGGATTTATCAGACGTACCAAACACTTGACTCTTATACGCTTCACTTCGACGTACCTAAGTTCCAATAACGAACAAGAGACACGAGCCATCCTGAACTGCTCCCTGTCAAGTAGACAGGGCAAATAATGAAAACCAGCCTAGGCGGCTTGAGTCCTGTATTCGACAGGGCTCAAGCCGTTTAGTCGTTTCTGGAAACGATCATGGTTGTAGAACGATATGTAGGCCTCGATGGCTGATGTGAGTTCGCTGTAGGCCTGGAACTCACGCAAATAGTACATCTCGACTTTCAGGGTACCCCAAAAACCCTCAATCGGGGCGTTGTCGAGACAACGTCCGACCCGGGACATGCTGTGGGTCAGCCCCGCGTCTTCCACCATGCGTTTGAACCCTCTCGAGGTATATTGGAACCCTCGGTCGCTATGGATCATCGGACTCGCTCCTGAACGGAGCCCCGCGATGGCTGGGATCATCGTCTGGAAGACGAGCGCGTTGTTGTTGGATTTCCCGATGCGATAGGCGACGATCGAGCCGTCATAGAGGTCGATGATCGCGCTCAGATACGCCTTCTTCCCGGCGCCATATTTGAACTCGGTGACGTCGGTGCACCACTTCTCGTCCGGTCGGGACGCGCTGAATTCCCGGTTCATCAGGTTCTCGGCCACATGTTGCGGTGACGATTTCTTATGCCGCTTTCGTTTCTGGCGGATGACCGAACGGATCTCATGGATGCGCATGAGACGATAGATCCGCTTCTCATTGTATGCCGGCAGGCCATGTTGACGTCGTCTGCGGTTGATTGTCATGGTGAGCCGTCGATAGCCGTAGGTCCCGTTCACCTGGTCATAGAGGAGACGGATGTCCTCCAGTAAGCCCAAGTTCTCCTCCTCGCGTACCGAGACGGTACGCTTCAACCATTTGTAGTAGGCGGCCCGTGAGACCTGCGCGATTTCACACAGGAGCACGACCGGGAACGTGTCGGTCGTCGACATTTCCTCGATCGCCATGTAACGTAATTGTAGCCGGATTTGGCTGATCAACCTCTCCTCTCGATCTCCTCTAACTTTTTTAGGAACAGGTTCTCGGCCCGCAGGCGCTCGTTCTCCCGCTCGATCTGTTGGATGCGACGTTCGAGCTTCTCTTCGTTGGTCAGTTCCTCTTCTTGCTTCGTCCGTCCGCGCCGGTCCTCGAGCCCGTGCACGCCGTCGGCGTCATATTTTTTCGTCCAGCCGTAGACCTGGTGGTACGACACGGCGAATATCTCGGCCGTCTGTTGATAGTTCCGTCCATTGTCCAGGCAATACCTGACGATCTCCATGCGTTCCTCGAATGTGGTCTTTCTCCCTTTTGTCATAGCTCGATCCATCCCTTTTCTCGAATCTGTTAACTCGCTATGACTAGTATACTTCTTGATCCACCGATATAGAACCGAACGACTACTGATTTGATGTCTGGAGAGGACTTCCACCATGGTGACCCCATCGAGATAGTCACGTACGGCCGCTATTTTCTGTTCCTTTGTGTACAGTTTCCATGTCCTCGACTCCTTCAAGGCGTCGATTCCGCCGGTCTCGAATTTCACTTTCCACACCCGGAGGGTATGCTCAGAGACGTCATGGGCCTCCTCGATTTCCTTCCACGTATATGTTTCTTCTTCCATCATCCGTAGTGCACTCAGTTTTTGTTCGATTGAATGCCGACTTCTCGCCATAAAAAACACTCCCCAATCAGATAAACAGATTTGTTATTTCATCTGTCTACCTATTGGGGAGCATATCATCCGGCTACGTGTCTCTTTTCATGCCCATTCGATCGAATCGACGATTGCTTCAACTTCTAGTTTTTCGTCGGTCATTTTGTCCGCAACGTACGTCAAGAACAACAGACGTTTCCCGTCGGTCAATGACCAGACGTCCAAATGCATGCCGTCTTCCAGCCCGCTCGCATAAGCGGTCGTCATCCCAGCTGACTGATCGGTCACACTCGGTGCGACTTTGACTTCAATTGGGAATTCACCTAAAAACGTGTTCAACTCTTGTAATGCCGCATCCTCGGGCGCCTGCTCCGTCTCTGCTTCGTAGATGGACATTTGCAGCGTCCCTTGGGCGTCAGGTTCTACCGAGTAAAAGCTGACGTGATCTTCTTCCTCGTTGTATTCAAAGTGTTCTGGATACGTCAAACGGATCCATCCATCGATTTCATATTCTTTCATGCCGTCTGCTCCTTCGTCTTCTTAAAAGCTAAGCCGGTCACCATTCTTGTTTGGAGCGCATATTTCAATCGCTCGGTCACATAGAGGCGCTGGCTGTTCATATCTTGGGCGATCATATGCCCGAATAAATTCATACGCACCGTTTGATTCGATAGAAAGTAAAGTCGGTCTGTACTGAGCGGTCGATACTCTCCTGAGTCTTCTATCTGTTCGATTTCGAACCGTCGCAACACGTTAAGCGCGGAGTATTCGTCCGTTTTACCGGTCGTCGTATGCAGTTCGACCCGGACGAGCTGAATGTCGTAAGGACAGAGGTTCATCAAGATGGGGGCGATGCGAGCATGGATCAACAATACCCCCATGTCCGTCTCGATCAAATCAGGCAGCACCCCGGCGTCTTGCGAGATGCTCAAAACGACGTACGGGCGTTCAGTCGGTGCGAGCAATTCCCCTTTAAAGAAGCGGAATCGTTGTATGCCGGTCAATACGCGGGCCTTCCAGGCGATGCCTCGGGCTTCCGCTTCAATCCGATACAGCCTTTCTCCACTCACGACTACTCCCCCTTCAATTGTTTGAGCGTCTCGACAAATCGACCCCACTCTTCATCGTCACAGACGACCTTACTTTCAATTCCCCATTCTTCCTCGATCTTCAAACGTACCTCGTTCGACTCGACATGCCGTTGCAATGATAAATCACCTAGACGCACTTGGGCAAGGTCGATGCTGAACTCATTTGCAGGCCGACCAACCCATTTGAGGCGATCGGTACGTAAGATGACCGTCCACTCCTTGTCATGCCGGAACGAAAACGTCCATTGCCGCAAAGTGACCGTCTGCTCGACTTCTTTCGCTTGTTTCATCATCCGAAACCCTTCGCTCATCATCTGCAAATACGATTTTCGTTCGCTCACGCCCATCCACTCCCCTCTTCTATTATCTTAGCAAGATAACCTATTCCGTAACAACCAATGTTTTTGCAAAAAAGGGTTTGCAAATATAAATTCCTATGCTATTATATTTATCGTAACGTTAAACGTTTCGCGGGTGTAGTTTAATGGTAAAACCTCAGCCTTCCAAGCTGATGACGAGAGTTCGATTCTCTTCACCCGCTCCATTTTAATATTTATGATGCGGGTGTAGTTTAATGGTAAAACCTCAGCCTTCCAAGCTGATGACGAGAGTTCGATTCTCTTCACCCGCTCCAATCTCAACATATACGCGAGAGTTTTCTCGCACACATAATCGCATGATGCACATCATGCCAAAAGCAGAAAGTCTTTTGACTTTCTGCTTTTTTGTTTTCCACCATAACGCATATGCGATGCAAATTCGGGAAAAGACAGATAGACAATGAGGAGGGATGATCCGTGATCCAAGTTCGCCTACAACCATTTACCGTTTATGAAAGTGCCCTCATGCGCACGACATCGACATTGATTTTTACCGAAGAGAGCCTTATTCTGGTCGACCCGAACTGGTTGCCAGAAGAAGTAGCGATGATTCGACGCGACATCGAGCTAGCCCGGGACGGCAAGAAGTTATATGTCATCTACACCCATCATCACTACGACCATATCATCGGTGCCTATGCGTTTCCTGACGCGACCGTGATCGCCTCAAAAGCGTTCGTCGAGGCAAACTCGAATGACCAATTGCGGGAGATTCAGTCATTTTACGAACAGAACTACATCAAGCGACCGATTCATAAGCCAGCTGTCGACTTGATCATCGCGGAAGACGGCACACTCGAACTCGGCTCTACCCCGATCACGTTCTATTTGACGCCCGGCCATGAGGCGACCCATATGTCTCTCGTCGTCGAACCACTTAAGCTGCTATTGTGCGGCGATTACGGTTCGAATGTCGAGCCTCCTTTTATTGAGCATGATGCGGAAGAATATATCGAATCCCTTCAAAAATTGCAGACTGCCGTTTATGAACATGAAATCCGCTGGCTCGTTCCGGGTCACGGTGACGTCTGCGACGATCGCAGTAAAATGATTGAACGGCTAAGTGCCGCTGAAGAGTATATTCTCGCCTTGCCGGAGGAGCGCGTTTGGTCCAAGCTATGGCCGGAACACGCGTTCTTTGACCGAGTTCATGAGCGCAATCGAGAACATGTCGAACAAAAAATGCGGGAACGCGAAGCGCGCCGCCAAGATTATTGATAAAAAAATCGCAACGTCTCCCCAAGACGTTGCGATCCCCCCTATGTAAAACTATTTCTTTGTGACGCGTTCTGAACGGACCGTGAACATACGGTCAATCCCAAAAATCGTCACGCCTGTCAGCGCGAGCAATCCTATCATGGCTGTTGAAAACATTGACCATACCCCCATTGTTCACAAATTCGTCATAATCACCCCGTGTTTTTATTATAGTAGAAACCGTTCTGAAAAGAAAGCGTTTTCTTCAAACTTTTTTCACATTTTCAGCCTGCTCACGCTTCTCTTCTTTCTGTATAGCCCTCGTTAAATATGTGTAGGTTTTGTGGAATGTGGGAATACACTCTATAAGAATAAAAGAGACAGAAAGCTGTTCGTTGAGGAGGAAGAGGTATGATCAAGTATGGCACGTTGGTGCGGGTCGAAGGGAAATATGCCGTGCTACGTTGGAACAACGGCTCAAGTTTTATCCCGAGACGATTCTTGCCATCAGAAGCACGTGTTGGCGATACGATCATTCGAGATAATCATCACTATTACCTCGAAGAAGACATGACACCGAATTTCGATGCGCTGATTAAACAACATTATAAAAAATAAGCAAAGACAGACCGGTCCATTTCCAGTCTGTCTTTGTGCGTTCAGTCCGTCTTGTCATGTAGCCAATCAAAATCCACCGGCCCGATCTGTTTAGCTGTAATCCGTCCGTCCGTCCCGATCACGTACGTCGTCGGCAACGCAACGACCCGGTAGGTTTTCTCGACCACTCCTGCCTCATCTAACAGTACAGGGAAGCTGACCGGCACTTCAGTCAAGAACGCTTCGACGTCCGCTTTTCCCCGGCGTTCATTTTTTGTGACGTTCACGCCGAGTACAGGGATCCCGGTCTCCTCACCGAATTCAATCAATTCAGGCAGTTCCTCGCGGCACGGCGGGCACCACGTCGCCCAAAAGTTCAGCACGACTTGTTCTCCCGCATAATCGGACAAGGCGACGGTCTCGCCTTCGATCGTCTCCAATTCGAACGCCGGTGCTTGTTGGCCAACTTCGAGACCACCGAGCACGGAAGCATCTCCAGCGATGCTGACCGGTTCTGCTCCTTGGCTTATCCTATATTCATCATAGCCTTTGTAAGCTAATCCAGCGACGAGCGCCAGTATGATCAATCCAACGAATAGTTTATGAACTCTCATCATTTACCCCTTGTCGTTTGTACGATACATTTCTAAACTTAACTTATCATATTCGTTCAAAGGAGAGTAATATATGATACATCTTCATAATGAAAACGTGAACGTGACATTAAAAGCACAAGGAGCGGAACTGACAAGTTGGAAAGTCGGCGGGACCGAGTTGCTCTGGCAAGGAGACCCGACGTATTGGGGGCGCCAAGCACCGATTTTGTTTCCTTTCGTCGGCCGACTTTTAGACGACCGTTATCTTTATGACGGGACGACGTATACGATGAGTCAGCACGGATTCGCACGCGATGAGCTGTTCGAGGTTATCGACTCCTCCGACACACATGCCCGGTTCAAACTTCAGGCCACGACCGAGACACGCACCCATTATCCGTTCCAATTTGAACTGTATGTGGATTACCGATTGATCGGAGAAGAATTGAGCGTGACCTATGAAGTCCGTAATGAAAGTGACGTGCTCCTTCCATTCAGCATCGGGGGGCATCCCGCCTTCAACATCCCGTTCGCGGGCGGTTCGTTTGAGGACTACACGATTGATTTTGGCGACACACGCCCGCTCGACCGGCTCCTGCTCGAAGGGCCGTATTTGACGGGAGCGTATCATCCGCTTGGAGAACGTCGCTATATCCCCCTCACCCACTCGCTCTTTGATCAAGATGCGCTCATCTTCGAGAATGTCGAGTATGCCGCACTGCGACATGAGCCGACAGGTCGCGCCATCGTCATGGAGTGTCCGTCGTTCACGCACTTCGGGATTTGGTCACCACCGAAATCAGACGCGCCGTTCGTCTGTCTTGAACCGTGGTTCGGTCATGCCGATTACACCGGCCATCGTAAAGATATTCGCCAGAAAGAAGATATGCAGTTGCTTTCACCGAATGAGACGTTCGAAGCAACGTATACGCTCTATCTCGAAACGTAAAAAAAGGCTGACCTTCTTGCGGTCAGTCCTTTCACATTAAAAGCGACTTTCTTGTTCCGCCTCATATTCTGAAGGCGGTTTTTTCATGACGATGGCCAAGACGATATAAATGAGGATACCCGGTCCCCCGAACAAAGCGAGGGCAACGAAAATAATGCGCATGAGCGTCACATCGACCCCGAGATACTTCCCGAGACCGGAACAGACGCCGGCAATCATTTGATCAGACGGATCTTTATACAACTTTCGTTCCATCAAGGCTAATTCCTCCCTTTATCGTTGTGGTCGCCGGAGTGTCGTCCGACCGGCTGTCGCGGCTTCGCCACGGCTATCAAAGTCGAGCGCTTCATTGATTGGTGTGCTGCCGGACATAATCTCAATCCGCCGGCCATACAAACCGCGATTGTCTAGTGCGGCAGCGATGACCGTTGCGACGTCCGTCTCCGAGATTGTCGCGTCTCTCGCATCGCTTAAATCTTCTGACGCTTCAATCGAACCTTTCCCCGCCCCTTCGACAATGGTCACTGGGCAAATGATTGTATAGTTTAAACCGCTATGTTCGATGTACTCATCGGCTGCGTTGTTTGCTGACAAAAAGTTGAACAATTCTTTCGGAGCGGCGTTCGGTTGATCAGCCCCGTAGGCACTCAGTAGGACGACGTGGCGCACGCGTTCTTTTTTCGCGGCGTCAATCGCCTTCATCGCGACATTTCGGTCAAGTAGCTCGATTTCCTTGCTCGCCCCTTCAGCACCGGCCGTCGCGGCAACGATGACCGCATCTTGTCCGGCCGTCGCTTCATGGATTTTTTTCTCCAACTCTTTCTCGACGTCAACCGTCAACACACGTGCACCCATCTTCTCATACTCTGCCTGCAATTCAGGATAACGAATTAAAGCGGTCACTTGGTGAGTTTTCGCCAAACTTTTCAAGACGCGTTTGCCAATCTTTCCGGTTGCTCCAATGACTAAGACTTTCATTCAAATTTCCCTCCTCAAAAGAGTAGTTCATTTGATTAAAATTCCTCTTTCCGAACGGAATCAAACCCGTTTCCGGAAATTATCTCACCGTTCCCCACATCGTCAAATCAAGGGCGTCACGAATCGCTTGAACACTCGTTTCAGTCGGTTGATAGTAGTAGACGTTGTTGATATATGCATCTTGGCCTTCGACTTGCATTTTATTGACGTCCGGCTTTAGCAACATCGTCAAGCCGACTGACGCCATCTGAAGCGGGTTCATCTCAAGCCCCATTTCATTTTTCATGAAACGATACGTAGCCGGGATTTTCGTCCAGCCCGAAGGACTCGCCAATTTATCCGCGACCGCTGTCATGACTTCCGTCTGGCGGCTCGAACGGGCCCCATCCGTATCAGACTTTCGGTGTCTTGCGTAGGCGAGGGCCATATCACCGTCCATCGAGTACGAAACGCCTTCGGTGTATTCATACGTTTGATTGAACCCTTTCTCGCTGAAAGAATGTGTCGCCGTCACGTTGACGCCGCCGACCGTGTCAATCAATTCCATGAACGTCTCGAACGTGATCACGACCTGGCCGTCGACCGATGCCTCGGTCAAACCTTCGACTGCCCCGACTGTACAAGACGCGCCTCCATACGCGAACGCATGGGTAATCTTATCCCCTTCGCGATCCGGCTCACATGGGATGGCCGTATACGTGTCCCGAGGAATCGATACGTTTTGGACCGTCCGTGAGCGGGGAACAAACTCGATCAATTGCAACGAGTCCGTTCGAGAACCGGACACCGATTCACCGACCCTGGCGTCACTACCCATGACCAAGAACGTAAACGGATTCGATGCCAAATAACCGACGACAATAAAGAATAGTAAGAGAAGTAAGAGGAACTTCCCTTTCCAACCACGCCGCTTCCGTTTTTCTTTCACTGGTTTTTCGCGCGGTGGTGCTGCTTCCCGCCTCGATTCCCGGTTTTTTGATTCTTTAGCGCGTGGTTCAGAGTGACCGTCCTCGCGCTTACGCCGCCGCTTCTTGCCGAGAGGCAGCGTCCACTTCGGCTTCGGGGCACGAACGGACTGTTTGTGTCTATCGGTTTGCTTCTGCCGATCTGTCGACTTTGACCGCTGTTCCGAATTCGATTGGTTTAAAAACGG
Encoded here:
- a CDS encoding LCP family protein, which gives rise to MNEEQRLSRVERRKRELEHESTEDNIHDEQIEEGRTGEVTSPTSRDEDVSSDHPFLNQSNSEQRSKSTDRQKQTDRHKQSVRAPKPKWTLPLGKKRRRKREDGHSEPRAKESKNRESRREAAPPREKPVKEKRKRRGWKGKFLLLLLLFFIVVGYLASNPFTFLVMGSDARVGESVSGSRTDSLQLIEFVPRSRTVQNVSIPRDTYTAIPCEPDREGDKITHAFAYGGASCTVGAVEGLTEASVDGQVVITFETFMELIDTVGGVNVTATHSFSEKGFNQTYEYTEGVSYSMDGDMALAYARHRKSDTDGARSSRQTEVMTAVADKLASPSGWTKIPATYRFMKNEMGLEMNPLQMASVGLTMLLKPDVNKMQVEGQDAYINNVYYYQPTETSVQAIRDALDLTMWGTVR